The following proteins are encoded in a genomic region of Sebastes fasciatus isolate fSebFas1 chromosome 14, fSebFas1.pri, whole genome shotgun sequence:
- the LOC141782154 gene encoding fibroblast growth factor 4A-like yields the protein MCFTMNVSLLLLLPGFQLLLNFSVGAKKQEAVVSPEDHGTRLRGLWKLHMRDALLKAKGPSPPHPIREGVKQKLLYCRVGIGFHLQILSSGSVGGVHKPTEHCWLKVFAMKHGVVGIRGVKSSLYLCMNKEGLAYGAEKFSDDCLLKENLEENHYTTYSSLSHPGIYLALSNKGELRKGNSVGRHQSCTHFLPRRTP from the exons ATGTGTTTCACTATGAATGTTTccttgctgctgttgctgcctgGCTTCCAGCTGCTCCTGAATTTCAGTGTGGGAGCCAAGAAACAAGAAGCAGTGGTTTCACCTGAGGACCACGGCACTCGCCTCCGAGGCCTTTGGAAGCTGCACATGAGGGACGCCCTGCTGAAAGCAAAAG GTCCTAGTCCTCCTCATCCAATCAGAGAAGGGGTCAAACAGAAGCTGCTCTACTGCCGTGTTGGGATTGGCTTCCATCTCCAGATTCTGTCCAGTGGCTCCGTAGGAGGTGTCCACAAACCCACCGAGCACT GTTGGCTGAAGGTGTTTGCTATGAAACACGGAGTGGTGGGAATCAGAGGAGTCAAGAGTAGCTTGTACCTCTGTATGAATAAAGAAGGACTGGCGTACGGAGCA GAGAAGTTTTCTGACGACTGCCTGTTGAAGGAGAACCTGGAGGAGAATCACTACACCACCTactcctctctgtctcacccAGGCATCTATCTGGCTCTTTCCAACAAAGGAGAGCTCAGGAAGGGGAACAGTGTGGGCCGCCACCAGTCCTGCACCCACTTTCTACCTCGGAGGACGCCGTGA